From Montipora foliosa isolate CH-2021 chromosome 6, ASM3666993v2, whole genome shotgun sequence, a single genomic window includes:
- the LOC138008065 gene encoding uncharacterized protein isoform X1 — MPRFREDMAREIITVGQRSDDYKHQNEQTHQLPDCAADILFAPKDQLLNDRPACKIQVKAKDCEADLNSDKNFQVANSESEAESEEFDYSTSTTYPALCGGSRTNPSLELKTEEDDVIGDTDEGVQYSNSKRMYKLSRKRLVSSSSDEDNYSLNVPGKRKENVTRNRLFPSSSDEDNNSSNVPGKRKYKLTKKRLFSCPSGEDKSASDVPGKRKENVTRNRLFPSSSDEDNNSSNVPGKRKHKLTKKRLFSCPSGEDKSASDVPASVRCAQKSEFNRRVYDKKQACFYCGVLVSKIARHYELKHMTEKEVAIALSFNKGSPSRKKHLEKLRLLGNYHHNLTVMETGKGELIVYRRPTSGKGCNPSDFLPCNFCLGFIKRQELWKHVKSCKFKPDENEVPKYQKVQEKAKLLLFPAICSDSSNVLSNLFAAMKSDEVTLVARNDWLIKELGVLLIEKHGDKQNHFVSQKMRELARLLLQLRTTSASLDAQLSDFIKPGEFDVVVSGVKALSKFHSEDGVQHVAIPSLSLKIGHSLKKCVNILRGHALRRKDKELQEDVENFEKLIESEWNHRVSHHSLGALGSKKFNNVELLPLAEDLEKLRTSVLSIISSTAQVLQEGQPQLEVWNQLAQATLARLVMFNKRRGGEASRMLVESYVNRPDWSQVNNPEIMSTLSDFERQLSKRLDMVEIVGKRGRKVPVILTAEMTRSIDLLIKTRKAVGIQERNPYVFARPNRQSLQYMRGWDCLRKFSTQCEPPLSNPANVTSTKLRKYIATISQVLSMEEKEVNWLARHLGHDIRVHRDFYRLHESTIEIAKVSKLLLTVDQGDTGKFAGKTLEEIELDDIADPDLSDDTDCEIDDGDSDQSSTEADDGTSSAQRQSTKKNNAKDQKSKEPKKTRKQSRKSKEGDCSIEVSKKPKKTRKQSRKSKEGDCSIEVSKKSVPHKSWTGEEKEAVLKYLGHWIRQGRIPGKLDCEQCISKTNGVLDHRKWSDVKFFIKNQIDKRRKVLAPKN; from the exons ATGCCAAGGTTTAGAGAAGACATGGCTAGAGAAATAATAACAGTGGGACAGAG ATCTGATGATTATAAGCATCAAAATGAACAAACACATCAACTTCCAGATTGTGCAGCTGACATTCTATTTGCACCCAAAGATCAGCTTTTAAATG ACCGGCCAGCTTGCAAAATTCAAGTTAAAGCAAAGGATTGTGAAGCTGATTTAAACAGTGACAAG AACTTTCAAGTTGCAAATTCAGAAAGTGAGGCTGAGTCAGAGGAATTCGATTATAGTACAAGTACTACCTACCCAGCTTTATGTGGAGGATCACGTACAAATCCCTCGCTAG agctaaAGACTGAAGAGGATGATGTCATTGGAGATACAGATGAAGGCGTTCAGTACTCTAATA GTAAAAGAATGTACAAATTATCAAGAAAACGGCTAGTTTCCAGTTCCTCCGACGAAGACAATTATTCGTTAAATGTGCCAG GTAAAAGGAAGGAAAACGTAACAAGAAATCGGCTGTTTCCAAGTTCCTCCGACGAAGACAATAATTCGTCAAATGTGCCAG GTAAAAGGAAGTACAAATTAACAAAGAAACGGTTGTTTTCCTGTCCCTCCGGCGAAGATAAAAGTGCTTCAGATGTGCCAG GTAAAAGGAAGGAAAACGTAACAAGAAATCGGCTGTTTCCAAGTTCCTCCGACGAAGACAATAATTCGTCAAATGTGCCAG GTAAAAGGAAGCACAAATTAACAAAGAAACGGTTGTTTTCATGTCCCTCCGGCGAAGATAAAAGTGCGTCAGATGTGCCAG CGTCTGTACGATGTGCTCAAAAAAGTGAATTCAACAGAAGAGTGTACGACAAAAAACAAGCCTGTTTTTACTGTGGCGTTTTAGTGTCTAAAATTGCAAGACATTATGAGCTCAAGCACATGACTGAAAAAGAAGTTGCCATTGCCCTTTCCTTCAACAAGGGGTCGCCATCGAGGAAAAAACATCTTGAGAAACTGCGGTTATTAGGGAACTATCATCACAATTTGACTGTAATGGAGACTGGAAAAGGAGAGCTGATTGTCTACAGACGTCCCACCTCTGGTAAAGGGTGCAACCCTTCGGATTTTCTTCCCTGCAATTTTTGCCTCGGGTTCATAAAGCGTCAAGAATTATGGAAACATGTTAAATCGTGCAAGTTCAAACCAGACGAAAATGAAGTTCCAAAATACCAGAAAGTACAAGAAAAGGCAAAACTGTTGTTATTTCCAGCTATTTGCAGTGACAGCAGCAACGTACTATCTAACTTGTTCGCGGCCATGAAAAGCGATGAAGTCACTCTTGTAGCTAGAAACGATTGGCTAATCAAGGAACTTGGAGTGTTGCTAATTGAAAAGCATGGGgataaacaaaatcattttgttTCTCAAAAGATGAGAGAACTTGCAAGGCTCTTGCTACAACTTCGCACAACAAGTGCTAGTCTTGACGCCCAACTTTCCGATTTCATAAAGCCTGGAGAATTTGATGTCGTTGTTAGCGGTGTGAAAGCCCTTTCAAAATTTCATTCTGAAGACGGTGTGCAGCACGTGGCGATTCCATCATTGTCTTTAAAAATTGGCCATTCCCTCAAAAAGTGCGTTAACATCCTCCGGGGCCATGCCTTGCGAAGAAAGGATAAGGAACTACAGGAAGAtgtggaaaactttgaaaaacttatTGAATCAGAGTGGAACCATCGTGTTTCACATCATTCCCTCGGCGCTCTTGGCTCAAAGAAATTTAACAATGTGGAACTGCTGCCACTTGCAGAGGATCTTGAAAAGTTGAGGACGAGTGTCCTTTCAATTATTTCATCAACAGCGCAAGTCCTTCAAGAAGGGCAACCTCAACTGGAAGTCTGGAATCAACTAGCTCAAGCAACCCTAGCAAGACTAGTTATGTTTAACAAGCGAAGAGGAGGAGAAGCTTCCAGGATGCTAGTAGAAAGTTATGTTAATCGACCAGACTGGTCCCAGGTCAACAATCCGGAAATCATGTCAACACTCAGTGATTTTGAAAGGCAGTTGTCCAAGAG ATTGGACATGGTTGAAATCGTGGGCAAGCGGGGAAGAAAAGTGCCTGTTATTTTAACCGCTGAGATGACTAGGAGCATCGATCTTCTCATCAAAACAAGGAAGGCTGTGGGCATCCAGGAACGAAATCCTTACGTATTTGCCAGGCCAAACAGGCAATCATTACAGTACATGAGAGGCTGGGattgcctaagaaaattttccacACAATGTGAACCACCTCTTTCTAACCCTGCCAACGTAACAAGTACCAAATTGAGGAAATATATAGCTACTATTTCCCAAGTACTTTccatggaagaaaaagaagtgAACTGGCTTGCACGTCACCTAGGTCATGACATTCGTGTCCATAGGGATTTCTATCGGCTTCACGAATCAACCATTGAAATCGCCAAAGTGAGCAAACTACTTCTCACTGTTGACCAAGGGGATACAGGAAAGTTTGCAGGGAAAACACTGGAAGAAATCGAGCTTGATG ACATTGCAGACCCAGATCTTTCTGATGATACAGATTGTGAAATTGACGATGGCGATAGTGATCAAAGTTCAACTGAAGCTGATGACGGAACTAGCTCAG CTCAAAGACAATCCACCAAAAAGAACAACGCCAAAGATCAAAAGTCAAAAG AACCCAAGAAAACCAGAAAACAAAGCAGAAAATCCAAGGAGGGCGACTGTTCAATAGAAGTGTCAAAAA AACCCAAGAAAACCAGAAAACAAAGCAGAAAATCCAAGGAGGGCGACTGTTCAATAGAAGTGTCAAAAA AGTCAGTTCCTCATAAGTCATGGACAGGAGAAGAAAAGGAAGCAGTCTTGAAGTATCTTGGACACTGGATCAGACAAGGGCGTATACCAGGGAAACTAGATTGTGAGCAATGTATCTCCAAAACAAATGGCGTTCTGGATCACAGAAAATGGTCAGACGTTAAATTTTTCATTAAGAACCAGATCGACAAAAGAAGGAAGGTCCTTGCCCCTAAGAATTAG
- the LOC138008065 gene encoding uncharacterized protein isoform X2: MPRFREDMAREIITVGQRSDDYKHQNEQTHQLPDCAADILFAPKDQLLNDRPACKIQVKAKDCEADLNSDKNFQVANSESEAESEEFDYSTSTTYPALCGGSRTNPSLELKTEEDDVIGDTDEGVQYSNSKRMYKLSRKRLVSSSSDEDNYSLNVPGKRKENVTRNRLFPSSSDEDNNSSNVPGKRKYKLTKKRLFSCPSGEDKSASDVPGKRKHKLTKKRLFSCPSGEDKSASDVPASVRCAQKSEFNRRVYDKKQACFYCGVLVSKIARHYELKHMTEKEVAIALSFNKGSPSRKKHLEKLRLLGNYHHNLTVMETGKGELIVYRRPTSGKGCNPSDFLPCNFCLGFIKRQELWKHVKSCKFKPDENEVPKYQKVQEKAKLLLFPAICSDSSNVLSNLFAAMKSDEVTLVARNDWLIKELGVLLIEKHGDKQNHFVSQKMRELARLLLQLRTTSASLDAQLSDFIKPGEFDVVVSGVKALSKFHSEDGVQHVAIPSLSLKIGHSLKKCVNILRGHALRRKDKELQEDVENFEKLIESEWNHRVSHHSLGALGSKKFNNVELLPLAEDLEKLRTSVLSIISSTAQVLQEGQPQLEVWNQLAQATLARLVMFNKRRGGEASRMLVESYVNRPDWSQVNNPEIMSTLSDFERQLSKRLDMVEIVGKRGRKVPVILTAEMTRSIDLLIKTRKAVGIQERNPYVFARPNRQSLQYMRGWDCLRKFSTQCEPPLSNPANVTSTKLRKYIATISQVLSMEEKEVNWLARHLGHDIRVHRDFYRLHESTIEIAKVSKLLLTVDQGDTGKFAGKTLEEIELDDIADPDLSDDTDCEIDDGDSDQSSTEADDGTSSAQRQSTKKNNAKDQKSKEPKKTRKQSRKSKEGDCSIEVSKKPKKTRKQSRKSKEGDCSIEVSKKSVPHKSWTGEEKEAVLKYLGHWIRQGRIPGKLDCEQCISKTNGVLDHRKWSDVKFFIKNQIDKRRKVLAPKN, translated from the exons ATGCCAAGGTTTAGAGAAGACATGGCTAGAGAAATAATAACAGTGGGACAGAG ATCTGATGATTATAAGCATCAAAATGAACAAACACATCAACTTCCAGATTGTGCAGCTGACATTCTATTTGCACCCAAAGATCAGCTTTTAAATG ACCGGCCAGCTTGCAAAATTCAAGTTAAAGCAAAGGATTGTGAAGCTGATTTAAACAGTGACAAG AACTTTCAAGTTGCAAATTCAGAAAGTGAGGCTGAGTCAGAGGAATTCGATTATAGTACAAGTACTACCTACCCAGCTTTATGTGGAGGATCACGTACAAATCCCTCGCTAG agctaaAGACTGAAGAGGATGATGTCATTGGAGATACAGATGAAGGCGTTCAGTACTCTAATA GTAAAAGAATGTACAAATTATCAAGAAAACGGCTAGTTTCCAGTTCCTCCGACGAAGACAATTATTCGTTAAATGTGCCAG GTAAAAGGAAGGAAAACGTAACAAGAAATCGGCTGTTTCCAAGTTCCTCCGACGAAGACAATAATTCGTCAAATGTGCCAG GTAAAAGGAAGTACAAATTAACAAAGAAACGGTTGTTTTCCTGTCCCTCCGGCGAAGATAAAAGTGCTTCAGATGTGCCAG GTAAAAGGAAGCACAAATTAACAAAGAAACGGTTGTTTTCATGTCCCTCCGGCGAAGATAAAAGTGCGTCAGATGTGCCAG CGTCTGTACGATGTGCTCAAAAAAGTGAATTCAACAGAAGAGTGTACGACAAAAAACAAGCCTGTTTTTACTGTGGCGTTTTAGTGTCTAAAATTGCAAGACATTATGAGCTCAAGCACATGACTGAAAAAGAAGTTGCCATTGCCCTTTCCTTCAACAAGGGGTCGCCATCGAGGAAAAAACATCTTGAGAAACTGCGGTTATTAGGGAACTATCATCACAATTTGACTGTAATGGAGACTGGAAAAGGAGAGCTGATTGTCTACAGACGTCCCACCTCTGGTAAAGGGTGCAACCCTTCGGATTTTCTTCCCTGCAATTTTTGCCTCGGGTTCATAAAGCGTCAAGAATTATGGAAACATGTTAAATCGTGCAAGTTCAAACCAGACGAAAATGAAGTTCCAAAATACCAGAAAGTACAAGAAAAGGCAAAACTGTTGTTATTTCCAGCTATTTGCAGTGACAGCAGCAACGTACTATCTAACTTGTTCGCGGCCATGAAAAGCGATGAAGTCACTCTTGTAGCTAGAAACGATTGGCTAATCAAGGAACTTGGAGTGTTGCTAATTGAAAAGCATGGGgataaacaaaatcattttgttTCTCAAAAGATGAGAGAACTTGCAAGGCTCTTGCTACAACTTCGCACAACAAGTGCTAGTCTTGACGCCCAACTTTCCGATTTCATAAAGCCTGGAGAATTTGATGTCGTTGTTAGCGGTGTGAAAGCCCTTTCAAAATTTCATTCTGAAGACGGTGTGCAGCACGTGGCGATTCCATCATTGTCTTTAAAAATTGGCCATTCCCTCAAAAAGTGCGTTAACATCCTCCGGGGCCATGCCTTGCGAAGAAAGGATAAGGAACTACAGGAAGAtgtggaaaactttgaaaaacttatTGAATCAGAGTGGAACCATCGTGTTTCACATCATTCCCTCGGCGCTCTTGGCTCAAAGAAATTTAACAATGTGGAACTGCTGCCACTTGCAGAGGATCTTGAAAAGTTGAGGACGAGTGTCCTTTCAATTATTTCATCAACAGCGCAAGTCCTTCAAGAAGGGCAACCTCAACTGGAAGTCTGGAATCAACTAGCTCAAGCAACCCTAGCAAGACTAGTTATGTTTAACAAGCGAAGAGGAGGAGAAGCTTCCAGGATGCTAGTAGAAAGTTATGTTAATCGACCAGACTGGTCCCAGGTCAACAATCCGGAAATCATGTCAACACTCAGTGATTTTGAAAGGCAGTTGTCCAAGAG ATTGGACATGGTTGAAATCGTGGGCAAGCGGGGAAGAAAAGTGCCTGTTATTTTAACCGCTGAGATGACTAGGAGCATCGATCTTCTCATCAAAACAAGGAAGGCTGTGGGCATCCAGGAACGAAATCCTTACGTATTTGCCAGGCCAAACAGGCAATCATTACAGTACATGAGAGGCTGGGattgcctaagaaaattttccacACAATGTGAACCACCTCTTTCTAACCCTGCCAACGTAACAAGTACCAAATTGAGGAAATATATAGCTACTATTTCCCAAGTACTTTccatggaagaaaaagaagtgAACTGGCTTGCACGTCACCTAGGTCATGACATTCGTGTCCATAGGGATTTCTATCGGCTTCACGAATCAACCATTGAAATCGCCAAAGTGAGCAAACTACTTCTCACTGTTGACCAAGGGGATACAGGAAAGTTTGCAGGGAAAACACTGGAAGAAATCGAGCTTGATG ACATTGCAGACCCAGATCTTTCTGATGATACAGATTGTGAAATTGACGATGGCGATAGTGATCAAAGTTCAACTGAAGCTGATGACGGAACTAGCTCAG CTCAAAGACAATCCACCAAAAAGAACAACGCCAAAGATCAAAAGTCAAAAG AACCCAAGAAAACCAGAAAACAAAGCAGAAAATCCAAGGAGGGCGACTGTTCAATAGAAGTGTCAAAAA AACCCAAGAAAACCAGAAAACAAAGCAGAAAATCCAAGGAGGGCGACTGTTCAATAGAAGTGTCAAAAA AGTCAGTTCCTCATAAGTCATGGACAGGAGAAGAAAAGGAAGCAGTCTTGAAGTATCTTGGACACTGGATCAGACAAGGGCGTATACCAGGGAAACTAGATTGTGAGCAATGTATCTCCAAAACAAATGGCGTTCTGGATCACAGAAAATGGTCAGACGTTAAATTTTTCATTAAGAACCAGATCGACAAAAGAAGGAAGGTCCTTGCCCCTAAGAATTAG